From the genome of Papaver somniferum cultivar HN1 chromosome 2, ASM357369v1, whole genome shotgun sequence, one region includes:
- the LOC113351469 gene encoding uncharacterized protein LOC113351469 produces the protein MVITGSDLEGINALKSQLSLSFEMKDLGHLRYFLGIEVDRSSEGYFVSQVKYATEILHRAGLTDNKIVDTPLELNVKYNPTDGEILSNPTLYRQLVVVLRILGYLKGTLYQGLHFSSTSDLKLKAYFDSDWAGDLTDRRSTTGYCMFLGNSLISWRSKKQSVVSHSSAEAEYRALPHTTSEIVWLRWLLSDMGVYLSEPTPLFCDNKTAIHIAHNDVFHERTKHVEIDCHFVRHHYKKRTIGLHYANSELQIAYLFTKTYPSKRLQFLSSKLNMCCRPS, from the exons ATGGTTATTACTGGAAGTGATTTGGAAGGTATCAATGCTCTGAAATCACAATTAAGTTTGTcctttgagatgaaagatcttggccATCTAAGATATTTTCTAGGCATTGAAGTTGATCGATCATCTGAAGGATATTTTGTATCACAGGTGAAGTACGCTACTGAAATTCTTCATCGTGCAGGATTAACTGATAATAAAATAGTCGATACTCCTCTTGAGTTAAATGTTAAATATAATCCTACAGACGGAGAAATTCTATCTAACCCTACATTGTATCGGCAACTAGTGG TTGTTCTTCGAATCCTGGGTTATCTCAAAGGTACGTTATATCAAGGATTACACTTTTCTTCTACATCTGATTTAAAACTCAAGGCGTATTTCGATTCTGATTGGGCCGGGGATTTAACTGATCGTCGATCAACTACTGGATATTGTATGTTTCTTGGTAATTCTCTAATTTCCTGGCGTAGTAAGAAACAATCTGTTGTTTCTCATTCAAGTGCTGAGGCGGAATATCGAGCTTTACCTCATACTACATCGGAGATTGTCTGGCTACGTTGGCTGCTTAGTGATATGGGAGTTTATCTTTCAGAGCCTACTCCATTATTTTGTGATAACAAAACCGCTATTCACATTGCACACAATGATGtctttcatgaacgaacaaaACACGTTGAAATTGATTGTCACTTTGTGAGACATCATTACAAGAAACGGACCATTGGGCTGCATTATGCTAATTCGGAATTACAGATAGCATATTTGTTCACAAAAACATATCCCTCTAAACGACTTCAGTTTCTAAGTTCCAAACTCAATATGTGTTGTAGACCATCTTGA
- the LOC113351470 gene encoding putative F-box/LRR-repeat protein At3g44810, translated as MCLPQLKQLNLRYIRIGDVKFVNRLLSSCPVLESLLLRDIEADNEDGVGVDIKCSQLKHLKMVNNYRTACNVAKTVKLSTPVLKSFVCTDYMIQKYSPGNLSSLVTASIDMIATHEIGEQLYPERMLKFLLAVHNVEELTLLSDVFQSNVAEDGEVGLLPCGLSRLKYVEIRGMEGCDNELKFLELVLKEAAVLEEMDLCFSNPEGSPGATVRIRASNSK; from the exons ATGTGTTTACCTCAGCTCAAACAATTGAATCTACGTTACATTAGAATTGGTGATGTGAAATTTGTTAATAGGCTACTCTCAAGCTGTCCAGTTCTTGAATCTCTTTTATTAAGAGATATTGAGGCAGACAATGAAGATGGTGTGGGGGTCGACATCAAGTGTTCTCAACTGAAGCACCTAAAAATGGTTAACAATTATCGTACTGCTTGTAATGTGGCTAAGACTGTCAAGTTGTCTACTCCAGTGCTCAAATCCTTCGTTTGTACCGATTACATGATACAAAAGTATTCTCCAGGGAACCTTTCCTCTCTAGTCACTGCAAGTATTGACATGATCGCGACTCACGAAATAGGAGAACAACTTTATCCTGAGCGTATGCTAAAATTTTTGCTAGCAGTTCATAATGTGGAAGAGCTAACATTGTTATCTGACGTCTTTCAG TCGAATGTAGCAGAAGATGGTGAAGTGGGATTACTTCCATGTGGATTGTCTCGTCTCAAGTATGTTGAGATCAGAGGGATGGAAGGATGTGACAATGAACTCAAGTTTCTGGAACTTGTATTGAAAGAGGCCGCAGTTTTGGAGGAAATGGATTTATGTTTTAGTAATCCTGAAGGCTCACCAGGTGCAACTGTtcgaatacgggcatccaactcaaaataa
- the LOC113348157 gene encoding calreticulin-like, with protein sequence MSLVASWCEGKLVMKQLQEMVEFQMVVLRVIRTMDFWIIIDGWKNRWVKSDWKKDENMAGEWNFTSSKWDGEANDKGIQTSKDYRFYAISAAFLSSVTKERYWFSYSMLNTSKSLVVVVDT encoded by the exons ATGAGTTTGGTGGCGTCTTGGTGTGAAGGAAAGCTGGTTATGAAGCAGTTGCAGGAGATGGTTGAGTTTCAAATGGTGGTTCTGAGAGTCATAAGAACAATGGATTTCTGGATTATTATAGATGGATGGAAAAATCGATGGGTTAAATCTGACTGGAAGAAGGATGAGAACATGGCTGGGGAGTGGAACTTTACTTCCAGTAAATGGGACGGTGAAGCTAATGACAAAG GTATCCAAACCAGCAAGGACTACAGATTTTATGCCATCTCTGCTGCATTCCTGAGTTCAGTAACAAAGGAAAGATATTGGTTTTCCTATTCAATGTTAAACACGAGCAAAAGCTTGGTTGTGGTGGTGGATACATGA